From the Leptospira sp. WS60.C2 genome, one window contains:
- a CDS encoding ABC transporter transmembrane domain-containing protein has translation MLKLAQSLVRHFKNQLFKPKETELPIRLSTGETLAQSILDFLSESLSIQSIPSQIIEGFRSLRSKFPHEAKLEFLDYLIAASHQYQIKLNLVQKSIVEIKTYITREAPFLFQLKSKDYGLPEIYAVLGYHASSYLIKPLHNHVTEEEWISEKELLKLFEIKSAKDVVDWIVAEPTFAFSSPQVASFTSSALKDAVKQIYHLIRIESNDVWIVVIYGIGIGILSLVVPVATSSLVNIVAFGVLLQPVIILTLLVVFFLGFAGAMQTIQIYVVEILQRRVFVRIATEFAIRFPRIRQDALDKHHNPELVNRFFDTMTIQKSIHSLLVDGLAVVLTTVIGFVLISFYHPIFIVFSLFVLFFGAYLVIYQLGRPASENYIKISKEKYKVAAWLEEISRHSALFHSTFGSHFAVERADSLIRDYLYARKKYFSIFIKQIVGLVGIQALASAIVLGIGGYLVIHRQLTIGQLVAAELVIAKVLSDISKFGKQLDSFYSLIAAVDKINSVFHLPTLTAKTVPFEVPKGAIQVQLSGIDYSLANGHKIFTQFNLKVQAGKAIGVTANTPYDAHILLDLISGLREPNSGIVEYNHQNIHEVSKEQIQSFAVLVRGNEIFEGTILENIRVGREEISLITIRDFLDSLGLWKVIQSLPNGIHTQLLTFGHPFDNVQSTILALTRALIGNPKLVLIDGVLDQLPPPMLTSCLKLLLQKNREWTVFIVSKSPAVLGQMDQILRLEDDSHSLKVNS, from the coding sequence ATGTTAAAACTAGCACAATCGTTGGTTCGCCACTTCAAAAACCAACTCTTCAAACCAAAAGAAACAGAACTCCCCATTCGGCTGTCCACGGGAGAAACCCTGGCACAGTCGATCCTTGATTTTTTATCCGAATCATTAAGCATTCAGTCAATCCCAAGTCAAATCATCGAGGGCTTCCGCTCCCTCCGCAGTAAATTTCCACACGAAGCAAAGTTGGAATTTTTAGACTATCTGATTGCCGCATCTCACCAGTACCAAATCAAACTCAATTTGGTTCAAAAATCTATCGTTGAGATCAAAACCTATATCACACGGGAAGCACCTTTTTTATTCCAATTAAAAAGTAAAGATTATGGCCTTCCTGAAATTTACGCGGTCCTTGGTTATCATGCATCCTCTTATTTAATCAAACCTCTTCATAACCATGTAACCGAAGAAGAATGGATTTCTGAAAAAGAACTTCTCAAGTTGTTCGAAATCAAATCTGCAAAGGACGTTGTTGATTGGATTGTGGCCGAACCTACCTTTGCCTTTTCATCGCCTCAAGTTGCAAGTTTTACTTCCTCTGCTTTGAAAGATGCAGTGAAACAAATTTATCATTTGATTCGAATCGAATCAAATGATGTTTGGATTGTAGTTATTTATGGTATTGGAATAGGAATCCTTTCCTTAGTAGTTCCAGTAGCAACGTCCTCTTTGGTGAACATTGTCGCCTTCGGAGTGCTTCTACAACCAGTAATCATATTGACTTTGTTAGTTGTCTTTTTCTTGGGATTTGCTGGAGCTATGCAAACGATCCAGATTTATGTAGTGGAGATATTGCAACGACGTGTTTTTGTTCGTATCGCTACTGAATTTGCCATTCGTTTTCCGAGAATTCGTCAAGATGCTCTGGACAAACATCACAATCCAGAACTCGTAAATCGCTTTTTTGATACAATGACCATTCAAAAATCAATCCATTCCTTGTTAGTGGATGGATTGGCAGTGGTATTAACAACTGTAATTGGTTTTGTTTTGATTTCCTTTTACCATCCGATTTTTATTGTGTTCTCGTTGTTTGTATTATTTTTTGGAGCTTATCTTGTGATCTATCAATTAGGTAGACCTGCCTCTGAAAATTATATAAAGATCTCAAAAGAAAAATACAAAGTAGCGGCATGGCTAGAAGAAATCTCTCGTCATTCAGCATTATTCCACTCCACCTTTGGTTCTCACTTTGCCGTTGAAAGAGCAGATTCTCTAATTCGTGATTATCTTTATGCCAGAAAAAAATACTTTTCAATCTTTATTAAACAAATCGTTGGACTTGTCGGTATACAAGCCTTAGCTAGTGCGATCGTATTGGGAATTGGAGGTTATTTAGTCATCCATCGGCAATTGACGATAGGACAATTGGTGGCCGCAGAACTTGTCATCGCTAAAGTTCTAAGTGATATTTCTAAATTTGGTAAACAACTAGATAGTTTTTATAGTTTGATTGCCGCTGTAGACAAAATTAATTCTGTTTTCCATCTACCAACTCTTACTGCAAAAACAGTACCTTTTGAAGTTCCAAAAGGTGCAATCCAAGTACAACTTTCGGGAATTGATTATTCCTTGGCCAATGGACATAAAATTTTCACTCAATTCAATTTGAAGGTGCAAGCTGGCAAAGCAATTGGTGTGACTGCCAATACACCTTATGATGCACATATCCTACTCGATTTAATCAGTGGACTTCGCGAACCAAACTCTGGTATTGTGGAATACAACCATCAAAACATCCATGAAGTCTCTAAGGAACAAATCCAATCGTTTGCTGTTTTAGTTCGAGGAAATGAAATTTTTGAAGGTACGATTTTGGAAAACATCCGAGTTGGTAGAGAAGAAATTTCTCTTATCACAATTCGAGATTTTTTAGATAGCCTTGGACTCTGGAAAGTCATTCAATCCCTTCCTAATGGGATTCATACACAACTATTAACGTTCGGTCATCCATTTGATAATGTACAATCTACAATTTTGGCGTTAACTCGGGCTTTAATCGGAAATCCCAAACTTGTTCTCATTGATGGAGTCCTAGACCAATTGCCTCCCCCAATGTTAACTTCTTGTTTAAAACTCTTACTCCAAAAAAATCGAGAATGGACTGTGTTCATTGTGTCCAAATCACCAGCCGTACTCGGACAAATGGACCAAATTCTCAGATTGGAAGATGATTCTCATTCATTAAAGGTTAATTCATAA
- a CDS encoding YceI family protein, with amino-acid sequence MKIVYSSLLLLIFGIFGSVLAEENCIYEYDPSKTSLEWTAFKFTEKTGVKGKFDSIRVFGKTKDKSKYTISEKIKFQIDSLSINSANPDRDAKIKKFFFGSVKGNQKLTGNFSEIGAGESGNAKLNLQYGKFKTSLPVSFVWKEDTVEVAGTVDVATLGLTQGLVKLNAECNDLHKGSDGVSKLWPTVDVKVVSTFKKVCK; translated from the coding sequence ATGAAAATAGTATATTCCAGTCTCTTACTACTTATCTTCGGCATTTTTGGGTCTGTTCTTGCGGAAGAAAACTGTATTTATGAATACGATCCTTCCAAAACGAGCTTGGAATGGACTGCGTTCAAGTTTACAGAAAAAACAGGCGTTAAAGGTAAATTTGATTCAATTCGAGTATTTGGAAAAACCAAAGACAAATCGAAATATACCATCTCAGAAAAAATAAAATTTCAAATAGACAGTTTGTCCATAAATTCTGCCAACCCAGACCGCGATGCCAAAATCAAAAAATTCTTTTTTGGATCTGTCAAAGGGAACCAAAAGTTGACAGGAAATTTCTCTGAGATTGGTGCAGGTGAGTCTGGTAATGCCAAACTGAACCTTCAATACGGAAAATTCAAAACCTCACTTCCTGTTTCGTTTGTTTGGAAAGAAGATACTGTGGAAGTAGCTGGAACTGTGGATGTCGCTACACTTGGACTGACCCAAGGCTTAGTAAAATTAAATGCAGAGTGTAACGATTTGCACAAAGGATCCGATGGTGTGAGTAAACTTTGGCCAACAGTTGATGTGAAAGTAGTCTCTACATTCAAAAAAGTATGTAAGTAA
- a CDS encoding GNAT family N-acetyltransferase, giving the protein MLNTYIKKLSANDLNLFVELICLFEDVFEMKNFRLPNHNYLQSLLARDDFFVFVSILEGKVVGGLTAYLIRQYYSEKPLVYIFDLAVQTSLQRKGIGRSLIQGINSYCKERGMEEVFVQADVVDDYAIDFYKSTGGHPEDVVHFYYPLNSNSLQG; this is encoded by the coding sequence ATGTTAAACACATACATCAAAAAACTTTCCGCAAATGATCTCAATCTCTTTGTTGAGCTCATTTGTTTATTTGAAGATGTCTTTGAGATGAAAAACTTTCGATTACCAAATCATAACTATTTACAATCTCTCCTTGCACGTGATGATTTTTTTGTATTCGTATCGATCTTGGAAGGAAAGGTAGTGGGTGGTCTCACCGCCTATCTTATTCGACAATACTATTCTGAAAAACCTTTGGTTTACATTTTCGATTTAGCAGTTCAAACGAGTCTTCAGAGAAAAGGGATTGGAAGATCTTTGATCCAGGGGATCAATTCATATTGTAAAGAAAGAGGAATGGAAGAAGTATTTGTACAAGCAGATGTAGTCGATGACTATGCGATTGATTTTTATAAGTCTACTGGTGGTCATCCTGAAGATGTTGTCCATTTTTACTATCCATTGAATTCAAACTCTCTTCAAGGATAA
- a CDS encoding HlyD family secretion protein: protein MSPKWKLRKNLPSYRLVQTALPAQSLAYILTVIFFLSVLILLYVPWQQTTMGFGRVVAYAPLDRQQVIESPISGRVLKWHVHEGTRVRKGDPIIDISDNDPNFINRIREERNALLQRLEAARSREDNIRSRILSLRSSMGNAVSAAESRRMMAKDRVRASEQAVDAARAALKTANLNLDRQKQLLEKGLTSKRALELAELDHTNAETGLDRAKAAYDAAVKEERALNSDTGKVQQDSEASINDAKASLASAQSEVARVLEDLPKLEARLSRQETQEIFAPRDGIIMRILVNPDTQQVKEGDGVAILVPDAEDKAVELFISGNDIPLVGEGRKVRLQFQGYPVLQISGWPETAVGTFGGVVKLVDITDNGSGNFRVLVIPDRDDRQWPSSRYLRQGVRAKGWIFLNRVSVGYELWRRFNDFPPNLPMDDPEMKSLLDDNGGGEKGK from the coding sequence ATGTCACCAAAATGGAAACTACGCAAGAACCTACCTTCTTACCGATTGGTACAAACTGCACTACCAGCTCAAAGTCTCGCCTATATACTAACTGTTATCTTTTTTTTAAGCGTATTGATTTTACTCTATGTTCCTTGGCAACAAACAACAATGGGATTTGGTCGAGTCGTTGCCTATGCACCTCTTGATAGACAACAAGTAATTGAATCACCGATTAGTGGAAGGGTTTTGAAATGGCATGTGCACGAAGGAACCAGGGTTAGAAAAGGAGATCCCATCATTGATATCTCTGATAATGATCCTAATTTTATCAATCGTATCCGTGAAGAAAGAAATGCCTTATTACAACGATTGGAAGCAGCTCGCTCTAGAGAGGACAACATCCGTTCTCGAATCTTAAGTTTACGCTCGTCTATGGGAAATGCGGTAAGTGCTGCCGAATCTAGAAGGATGATGGCAAAAGACCGAGTACGTGCCAGCGAACAGGCAGTAGATGCAGCAAGAGCTGCTCTAAAAACAGCAAACCTAAACTTAGACCGTCAAAAACAATTACTAGAAAAAGGTTTAACCTCGAAACGAGCTTTGGAACTCGCAGAACTCGATCATACCAACGCCGAGACTGGTCTCGATCGAGCAAAAGCAGCTTATGATGCTGCAGTAAAAGAAGAACGTGCGTTAAATAGTGATACAGGAAAAGTACAACAGGATTCCGAAGCCTCCATCAATGATGCGAAGGCATCTCTTGCTTCTGCACAATCAGAAGTGGCACGAGTCCTAGAAGACCTTCCCAAATTGGAAGCAAGACTCTCCAGACAAGAAACCCAAGAAATATTTGCACCAAGAGATGGGATCATTATGAGAATCCTTGTGAATCCCGACACACAACAAGTGAAGGAAGGAGATGGAGTTGCCATCTTAGTACCTGACGCAGAAGATAAAGCGGTGGAACTTTTTATTTCAGGGAACGACATCCCTCTTGTGGGTGAAGGGCGAAAGGTTCGATTGCAGTTCCAAGGTTATCCAGTTTTACAAATCAGTGGTTGGCCAGAAACAGCTGTGGGAACTTTTGGTGGGGTTGTGAAACTAGTGGATATCACGGACAATGGCTCAGGTAATTTCCGTGTTCTTGTCATTCCAGATCGTGATGATAGACAATGGCCTTCAAGTCGTTATCTCAGACAAGGGGTTAGAGCCAAAGGTTGGATCTTTCTCAATCGTGTGAGTGTCGGTTATGAATTATGGAGAAGGTTCAACGATTTCCCACCAAACTTACCGATGGATGATCCAGAAATGAAATCATTGTTAGATGACAATGGCGGTGGAGAGAAAGGAAAATGA